The following proteins come from a genomic window of Gemmatimonadaceae bacterium:
- a CDS encoding heavy metal-associated domain-containing protein has translation MTFKIQGMTCGGCVFGVRKVLRRLPGVSKAVVTYEESRAVVTYDPAMVTIAQMAAAIKTLGYNATVVASTAPK, from the coding sequence GTGACATTCAAGATTCAGGGCATGACGTGCGGCGGCTGCGTCTTCGGAGTTCGCAAAGTCCTCAGGCGGCTTCCTGGCGTGTCCAAAGCCGTTGTCACGTACGAAGAGAGTCGAGCTGTTGTGACCTACGATCCGGCCATGGTGACAATCGCGCAGATGGCAGCCGCCATAAAGACGCTCGGATACAACGCGACGGTCGTTGCATCAACAGCGCCCAAGTAG
- a CDS encoding rhomboid family intramembrane serine protease, whose protein sequence is MIPLGDEHTALRTPVMTYAIIAANVLAWFFIQGAGFNEPQLAASICNFGMVPGEITHVARLGLAIPLGDGMACVVDNERINILTPLLSMFLHGGWMHLLGNMLFFWVFGNNIEDSMGSGRFVVFYLLCGLAAAAAHVFVSPGSPVPTVGASGAISGVMGAYLVLYPHVRVRMLFIFVIFFKVFRIRAWIVLLWWFFWQVLGALPELTTLRPEVSSGVAFWAHVGGFLAGVTLVKVFENPRLVARRAVPV, encoded by the coding sequence GTGATTCCGCTTGGTGACGAGCACACCGCTCTGAGAACGCCGGTGATGACCTACGCGATCATCGCCGCGAACGTGCTTGCCTGGTTCTTCATACAGGGGGCGGGATTCAACGAGCCCCAGCTCGCGGCGAGCATCTGCAACTTCGGGATGGTCCCCGGAGAAATCACGCACGTCGCACGGCTGGGGCTGGCGATTCCCCTCGGCGACGGAATGGCGTGCGTGGTGGACAATGAGCGGATCAACATCCTGACGCCGCTGCTTTCCATGTTTCTGCATGGAGGCTGGATGCATCTCCTCGGCAACATGCTGTTCTTCTGGGTGTTCGGGAACAACATCGAGGACAGCATGGGCAGCGGCCGGTTCGTTGTTTTCTATCTGCTGTGCGGACTGGCTGCGGCAGCGGCGCACGTGTTCGTCTCGCCCGGGTCACCGGTGCCGACCGTGGGTGCGTCGGGAGCGATCTCGGGGGTGATGGGAGCGTACCTCGTTCTCTATCCGCACGTGCGGGTGAGGATGCTCTTCATCTTCGTCATCTTCTTCAAGGTGTTCCGGATTCGCGCGTGGATTGTGCTGCTCTGGTGGTTCTTCTGGCAGGTGCTGGGCGCACTGCCGGAGCTCACGACGTTGCGGCCGGAGGTTTCCAGTGGAGTCGCCTTCTGGGCGCACGTCGGAGGGTTTCTCGCCGGAGTGACACTCGTGAAGGTGTTCGAGAATCCGAGGCTCGTCGCGCGGAGGGCGGTACCTGTATGA
- the dnaK gene encoding molecular chaperone DnaK: MADKVIGIDLGTTNSVVAVMEGGDPVVIPNAEGGRTTPSVVGFTKDGERLVGQIAKRQAVTNPQNTVFSIKRFMGRKMSEVKNETARVPYKVLGGGNDVSTVEVQGKRYTPPEISAMILQKMKQTAEDYLGYKVEKAVITVPAYFNDSQRQATKDAGKIAGLDVLRIINEPTAAALAYGLDKKKDEKIAVFDLGGGTYDISVLELYDVEGSRQFEVKSTNGDTHLGGDDFDQRVIDWLVTEFKRDQAIDLSKDPMAVQRLKEAAEKAKMELSTTQTTDINLPFITADQSGPKHLNYQLTRAKFEQQVDDLIQRTIPPMEQALKDAGLKPNEIDEVILVGGSTRIPKIQEIVKKFFGKEPNKGVNPDEVVAIGAAIQGAVLTGEQKDVLLLDVTPLSLGIETLGGVTTVLIPRNTTIPTKKSETFSTADDNQTTVEIHVLQGERELATYNKTIGKFQLTGIPPAPRGMPQVEVTFDIDANGILHVTAKDKATGKEQKIRIEASSGLTDAEIDRMVKDAEKNAAADKEQREAIDARNRLDSQTYEVEKNVKEWGDKVSPEIKGRIDSAIERSRKALRGDDMSEIRLAQEELTKVFSEAGQSFYQQQAQEASSQPQGEAAGQPSGDGGKAKADDVVEADYEIVDDKK; encoded by the coding sequence ATGGCAGACAAAGTTATCGGAATCGACCTCGGTACCACCAACTCCGTCGTGGCGGTGATGGAAGGTGGCGATCCGGTCGTTATCCCCAACGCCGAAGGCGGGCGGACGACCCCGTCTGTCGTCGGCTTTACAAAGGACGGCGAGCGCCTCGTCGGCCAGATCGCCAAGCGGCAGGCGGTCACCAACCCGCAGAACACGGTCTTCTCGATCAAGCGCTTCATGGGCCGCAAGATGAGCGAAGTGAAGAACGAGACGGCGCGCGTTCCGTACAAGGTTCTGGGCGGCGGCAACGACGTCTCCACGGTCGAGGTCCAGGGAAAGCGGTATACTCCGCCCGAAATCTCGGCGATGATTCTCCAGAAGATGAAGCAGACCGCCGAGGATTACCTCGGATACAAGGTCGAGAAGGCGGTCATCACCGTGCCCGCCTACTTCAACGACTCGCAGCGCCAGGCGACCAAGGACGCCGGCAAGATCGCTGGCCTCGACGTGCTCCGCATCATCAACGAGCCGACCGCCGCAGCTCTCGCCTACGGCCTCGACAAGAAGAAGGACGAGAAGATCGCCGTGTTCGATCTCGGTGGCGGAACGTACGACATCTCGGTGCTCGAGCTGTACGACGTAGAGGGCTCGCGCCAGTTCGAGGTGAAGTCCACCAACGGCGACACGCACCTGGGTGGTGACGACTTCGACCAGCGCGTCATTGACTGGCTCGTGACCGAGTTCAAGCGCGATCAGGCGATTGACCTGTCGAAGGATCCGATGGCTGTCCAGCGCCTGAAGGAAGCAGCGGAGAAGGCCAAGATGGAGCTCTCGACGACGCAGACGACCGACATCAACCTGCCGTTCATCACGGCTGACCAGAGCGGCCCGAAGCATCTCAACTATCAGCTCACGAGAGCGAAGTTCGAGCAGCAGGTGGACGACCTGATCCAGCGCACGATTCCGCCGATGGAGCAGGCGCTCAAGGACGCGGGTCTCAAGCCCAACGAGATTGACGAGGTGATTCTCGTCGGCGGCTCGACGCGCATCCCGAAAATTCAGGAGATCGTCAAGAAGTTCTTCGGCAAGGAGCCCAACAAGGGCGTCAACCCTGACGAAGTCGTGGCGATCGGCGCGGCGATCCAGGGCGCAGTACTCACCGGCGAGCAGAAGGACGTTCTGTTGCTCGACGTGACGCCGCTCTCACTCGGCATCGAGACGCTGGGCGGCGTCACCACCGTGCTCATCCCGCGCAACACGACGATCCCGACCAAGAAGAGCGAGACCTTCTCGACGGCTGACGACAATCAGACAACGGTGGAGATCCACGTTCTGCAGGGAGAGCGCGAGCTCGCTACCTATAACAAGACAATCGGCAAGTTCCAGCTCACGGGCATTCCGCCCGCACCGCGCGGGATGCCGCAGGTGGAGGTAACCTTCGACATTGACGCCAACGGCATCCTGCACGTGACGGCGAAGGACAAGGCGACGGGCAAGGAGCAGAAGATCCGCATCGAGGCGTCGAGCGGACTTACCGACGCGGAGATTGACCGCATGGTCAAGGACGCGGAGAAGAACGCCGCGGCCGACAAGGAGCAGCGCGAGGCGATTGACGCACGGAACCGTCTCGATTCCCAGACGTATGAAGTGGAGAAGAACGTGAAGGAATGGGGCGACAAGGTGAGCCCCGAAATCAAGGGACGGATCGACTCGGCAATCGAGCGGTCGCGCAAGGCGCTCCGCGGCGACGACATGAGCGAGATCCGCCTGGCGCAGGAGGAGCTGACGAAGGTGTTCAGCGAGGCAGGACAGTCGTTCTACCAGCAGCAGGCGCAGGAAGCTTCGTCGCAGCCCCAGGGCGAGGCGGCTGGCCAGCCCTCGGGCGACGGGGGGAAAGCCAAGGCCGATGACGTGGTCGAGGCAGATTACGAGATCGTGGACGACAAGAAGTAG
- a CDS encoding inorganic phosphate transporter yields MVHYVVAIVLVAFIFDFINGFHDSANSIATIVGTRVLSPLAAVIWAAFFNFIAAFVFTTAVAKAIGKGLIDLNIVTPNVILAGLLGAIVWDLVTWLYGIPSSSSHALIGGYAGAAIAKAGWASLLWGKKWIETLSFIVISPLFGMALGFVIMVALFWLFQKAAPARVNRLFKRGQLVSSAMFSLAHGSNDAQKTMGIIVGLLVTVEPLLAKETGWLHALYVPNADKIPLWVILSAHTAIALGTLFGGWRIVHTMGSRITKLKPIGGFAAEGAGAIAIIMATTMGIPVSTTHTITGAIVGVGTTTRLSGVRWGLAGRIVWAWVLTIPAAGAIAAVSYVLLRTFVGA; encoded by the coding sequence GTGGTCCACTACGTCGTTGCGATCGTTCTCGTAGCGTTCATCTTCGATTTCATCAACGGGTTTCACGACTCCGCGAACTCTATCGCGACAATTGTGGGAACCCGTGTTCTCAGCCCTCTGGCGGCCGTCATATGGGCGGCGTTCTTCAATTTCATAGCGGCTTTCGTATTCACCACCGCAGTAGCGAAAGCGATCGGAAAGGGTCTGATTGACCTTAACATCGTGACGCCCAACGTGATCCTGGCCGGTCTGCTCGGCGCGATCGTCTGGGATCTGGTCACCTGGCTGTACGGAATTCCATCCAGCTCCTCACACGCCCTCATCGGAGGCTACGCCGGAGCCGCGATAGCAAAGGCGGGTTGGGCGTCGCTGTTGTGGGGCAAGAAGTGGATCGAAACCCTGAGCTTCATCGTGATCTCGCCCCTCTTCGGCATGGCGCTGGGGTTCGTGATCATGGTCGCGCTTTTCTGGCTCTTCCAGAAAGCGGCGCCAGCGAGAGTCAACCGATTGTTCAAGCGAGGGCAACTCGTGAGCTCGGCCATGTTTTCATTGGCTCATGGCAGCAACGATGCTCAGAAGACGATGGGCATCATCGTCGGGTTGCTCGTGACGGTCGAGCCGCTGCTGGCGAAGGAGACGGGCTGGCTGCATGCTCTTTACGTGCCGAATGCCGACAAGATTCCGCTCTGGGTGATACTGAGCGCTCACACGGCCATCGCCCTCGGCACGCTGTTCGGCGGCTGGCGCATCGTGCATACGATGGGATCCAGGATCACCAAGCTCAAGCCCATCGGGGGGTTCGCGGCCGAAGGCGCCGGCGCCATCGCGATCATCATGGCAACGACGATGGGAATTCCTGTCAGTACCACCCACACCATCACAGGAGCGATCGTCGGCGTCGGCACGACGACCCGGCTGTCGGGTGTTCGCTGGGGCCTCGCCGGCCGGATCGTATGGGCCTGGGTGCTCACGATCCCCGCCGCCGGAGCCATCGCCGCGGTATCCTACGTCCTGCTAAGGACCTTCGTAGGGGCCTGA
- a CDS encoding DUF47 family protein: MQLIPRDAQFYNLFAEVASRLSGSAALLHELFKDPSKLDQHVASIKTLEHEADNLTHDTIDRINRTFVTPFDREDIHALAGHLDNVVDLIDGCARRASIFHITESREHVVLLSEVLLRAARCIEDGVRKMKDPKAVSSANRQLKLLEEEGDAIYHEAMEKLFRTSTDAIEIMKWKELYDRIEDAIDQCEDVGNTLQSISLKNA; encoded by the coding sequence TTGCAGCTCATTCCGCGCGACGCCCAGTTCTACAACCTTTTTGCCGAAGTTGCCAGCCGGTTGTCCGGCTCGGCAGCACTCCTTCACGAGCTGTTCAAGGACCCGTCGAAGCTCGACCAGCATGTGGCGTCCATCAAGACGCTTGAGCACGAAGCCGACAACCTCACCCACGACACGATTGACCGGATCAACCGGACGTTCGTCACGCCGTTCGACCGTGAGGACATCCACGCGCTCGCCGGCCATCTCGACAACGTGGTTGACCTGATCGACGGCTGCGCCCGCCGCGCATCTATCTTTCACATCACGGAGTCGCGCGAGCATGTGGTGCTCCTGTCGGAAGTTCTTCTCCGCGCAGCGCGGTGCATCGAGGACGGGGTGCGGAAGATGAAGGACCCGAAGGCGGTCTCGTCCGCCAACAGGCAGCTCAAGCTGCTCGAGGAAGAGGGCGACGCCATCTACCACGAAGCGATGGAGAAGCTCTTCCGCACCTCGACCGACGCGATCGAGATCATGAAGTGGAAAGAGCTCTACGACAGGATCGAGGACGCCATTGACCAGTGCGAGGACGTAGGGAATACGCTCCAGAGCATATCCCTCAAGAACGCCTAG
- a CDS encoding trypsin-like peptidase domain-containing protein, with product MSSLSSRARWGVVVVAAFLGGLIIASGGLNLSKLGFAQGRPDASAVAPLVQASNAFVEIADHVTPAVVAVSVESRPTANSHRQRFPQGQLPPGFEDFFNQQAPQVETGSGSGFIVSKDGYILTNNHVVTMGDRTTIADRVTVQMLDNRVYKARVVGNDPTTDVAVIKIDGNNFPTISLGNDTQSRVGEWVLAIGNPLGFDFTVTAGIISAKGRSLPGLLSRRGDTNNYSISDLIQTDAAINPGNSGGPLVNQRGEVIGITSAIASSTGMNAGYGFAIPITLAKKVMDDIIAHGKVRVGVLGILIREVTPEDAAVAGMKDIRGAKVDGFNPPSGSGAERAGMQAGDIIITADEQRVERVSTLQRIIRNHAPGETVQLEVMRYGQKKSIGVKLTELAETARVSPVSGSTRPGSMPNAAPKPANYRSDQLGVSLGPVPPEVATSANLPQNRRGVLVTDVVPLGPSYNKLIEHDVIFELLYPAPRRAIRTPADLLGVLKGLKNGDYISLNVHSLIQGGGDRVVNIRIGG from the coding sequence ATGTCTTCACTTTCATCGCGGGCCCGGTGGGGCGTGGTCGTTGTGGCTGCGTTTCTGGGCGGGCTCATCATCGCGTCGGGGGGACTGAATCTCTCGAAGCTCGGATTCGCCCAGGGCCGCCCCGACGCAAGCGCGGTCGCGCCGCTGGTGCAGGCGAGCAACGCATTCGTCGAGATCGCGGACCACGTGACTCCGGCCGTCGTCGCCGTCTCGGTCGAGAGCCGGCCGACGGCGAACTCGCACCGCCAGAGATTCCCGCAGGGACAGCTCCCGCCGGGATTCGAGGACTTCTTCAATCAGCAGGCGCCTCAGGTGGAAACGGGATCGGGCTCCGGCTTCATCGTCTCGAAGGACGGCTACATCCTCACCAACAATCACGTCGTGACGATGGGCGACCGCACCACAATCGCCGACCGCGTCACCGTGCAGATGCTCGACAACCGCGTATACAAGGCGCGGGTCGTAGGCAACGATCCGACCACCGACGTCGCGGTGATCAAGATTGACGGCAACAACTTCCCCACCATTTCGCTCGGCAATGACACGCAGAGCCGCGTCGGAGAGTGGGTTCTCGCGATAGGCAATCCGCTCGGCTTCGACTTCACGGTCACGGCCGGAATCATCAGCGCCAAGGGACGGAGCCTTCCCGGACTGCTGAGCCGCCGCGGTGACACTAACAACTACTCGATCTCCGATCTCATCCAGACAGATGCGGCGATCAACCCCGGCAACTCCGGCGGTCCGCTTGTCAATCAGCGCGGAGAGGTAATCGGAATCACCAGCGCCATCGCCAGCTCCACCGGCATGAACGCGGGATACGGATTCGCGATTCCCATCACGCTAGCGAAGAAGGTGATGGACGACATCATCGCTCACGGCAAGGTGCGCGTTGGAGTGCTCGGCATTCTCATTCGCGAAGTCACACCGGAAGACGCGGCGGTCGCGGGGATGAAGGACATCCGCGGAGCCAAGGTGGACGGATTCAATCCGCCCAGCGGGAGCGGCGCCGAGCGCGCGGGGATGCAGGCTGGCGACATCATCATCACCGCCGACGAGCAGCGGGTGGAGCGTGTGAGCACGCTTCAACGTATCATCCGCAATCACGCGCCCGGCGAGACAGTGCAGCTCGAGGTGATGCGGTACGGACAGAAGAAGAGCATCGGCGTGAAGCTGACGGAGTTGGCCGAGACGGCGCGAGTCAGCCCCGTATCCGGCTCGACTCGGCCCGGCAGCATGCCAAACGCGGCTCCGAAACCAGCCAATTATCGGAGCGACCAGCTCGGAGTATCGCTCGGGCCTGTTCCGCCGGAGGTCGCAACGAGTGCGAATCTGCCGCAGAATCGCCGCGGTGTTCTCGTCACCGACGTTGTTCCTCTCGGGCCGTCGTACAACAAGCTCATCGAGCACGACGTGATCTTCGAGCTTCTGTATCCCGCGCCCCGGCGCGCTATCAGGACGCCGGCGGATCTGCTGGGTGTGCTGAAAGGACTGAAGAACGGAGATTACATCAGCCTCAACGTGCACTCGCTCATCCAGGGCGGAGGGGACCGGGTCGTGAATATCCGCATCGGGGGATAA